A single Ignavibacteriales bacterium DNA region contains:
- a CDS encoding acetyl-CoA carboxylase biotin carboxyl carrier protein encodes MDINLLKKIVKIVEDSSITELEIEEENSRIKISKNTGAVHMAVPQHPAAQFPVPVASQHAHLRPAEEPAVSPKPKENLPSNLHEVKSPIVGTFYRAPAPDADSYAKVGDEVSVGQVLCIVEAMKLMNEIESDVSGKVVKILVENGKPVEYNQPLFLIEI; translated from the coding sequence ATGGATATTAATCTCCTAAAAAAAATTGTTAAAATTGTTGAAGACAGCAGCATCACCGAGCTGGAAATTGAAGAGGAAAACAGCAGGATTAAAATTTCGAAAAATACCGGTGCTGTTCATATGGCTGTTCCTCAGCATCCCGCTGCTCAGTTTCCGGTGCCTGTTGCCTCACAGCATGCCCATCTGAGACCTGCCGAGGAACCGGCAGTTTCTCCAAAACCAAAAGAAAACCTTCCCTCCAATCTGCATGAAGTTAAGTCACCAATAGTCGGTACGTTTTATCGCGCTCCTGCTCCTGATGCTGATTCTTACGCAAAAGTTGGTGATGAAGTTTCTGTTGGTCAGGTTCTTTGCATCGTGGAGGCAATGAAGCTCATGAACGAAATTGAGTCTGATGTTTCCGGCAAAGTAGTAAAAATTCTTGTTGAAAATGGCAAGCCGGTGGAATACAATCAGCCGCTCTTCCTTATTGAGATTTGA
- a CDS encoding PorV/PorQ family protein produces MKTLVKTLILLMIVVNVNLAQSGTNKTGTTAAQFLKIGVGSRALGLGGAFTTFKGDLNSMYWNPAGIAHIYSREVNFNHIDWIADVNYDYASFATGIPDLGTVGLFVSVLSMGEMMVRTIEQPEGTGEFFNYGTLMIGLSYARNLTDNFSIGFNGKYIREKLYNETASALALDIGTLYTIPLFNEFRIGASISNFGPKMKMEGRDLYRIVHIGGGIGNQINTLVELEEFELPLTFRVGVAADFVKTQDQRVTAAVDAVHPNDNTEVVNTGMEYAWNETVFFRAGVKSLFEEGGEQGLTFGFGFNTRLFNAAVLYMDYAYQDFGRLQNAQHISVSIKF; encoded by the coding sequence ATGAAAACATTAGTTAAGACTCTCATTCTTCTCATGATTGTAGTGAACGTAAATCTTGCACAGTCAGGCACCAATAAAACCGGAACGACGGCAGCCCAGTTTCTGAAAATCGGAGTAGGCTCAAGGGCACTTGGTCTAGGCGGAGCATTTACCACCTTTAAGGGAGATCTGAATTCCATGTACTGGAATCCGGCAGGCATCGCGCATATATATTCACGCGAGGTGAACTTCAACCATATTGACTGGATTGCAGATGTGAACTATGATTATGCTTCCTTTGCGACCGGAATCCCTGATCTTGGTACCGTCGGTCTTTTTGTTTCTGTCCTTTCCATGGGGGAGATGATGGTAAGAACCATTGAGCAGCCGGAAGGTACTGGAGAATTTTTTAACTACGGTACTCTGATGATCGGACTCAGTTATGCACGCAATCTCACGGATAATTTTTCCATTGGGTTCAATGGAAAATATATTCGCGAAAAACTTTACAATGAAACTGCGTCAGCGCTGGCTCTGGATATTGGCACGCTTTATACGATTCCGCTCTTTAATGAATTCAGGATTGGCGCTTCAATTTCCAATTTTGGTCCAAAGATGAAAATGGAGGGACGTGATCTTTACCGGATAGTTCACATCGGCGGAGGAATCGGTAATCAGATTAATACCCTGGTAGAACTGGAAGAGTTTGAACTGCCCCTTACCTTCAGGGTAGGTGTCGCCGCTGATTTTGTGAAAACTCAGGATCAGAGAGTAACCGCGGCGGTGGATGCGGTTCATCCGAATGATAATACCGAGGTAGTGAATACAGGAATGGAATATGCCTGGAACGAAACCGTATTTTTCAGGGCAGGGGTAAAATCGCTGTTCGAGGAAGGGGGAGAGCAGGGGCTGACCTTCGGTTTTGGCTTTAATACGCGGTTATTTAACGCGGCGGTGCTTTATATGGATTATGCCTATCAGGATTTTGGCCGGCTCCAGAATGCTCAGCATATTTCAGTAAGTATCAAATTTTGA